Proteins encoded together in one Marinobacter salsuginis window:
- a CDS encoding Bax inhibitor-1/YccA family protein: MEDRRFGVQNSQGAYSTPQTERATTGISDDAMKVLRNTYMLLGMTLAFSALTAFLNMNGTHPGFLITIVGYIGLLFATYKLKNSPWGIVTTFALTGFMGYTLGPIIGAFVAAGASQIVAQALTLTAVAFVGLSATAIITKKDFSFMSSFLTAGAFVLIGAMLLAFLMESSALHLAVSAGFTIFASIMILFETSQIIKGGERNYVIATVGLYVSIYNLFVSLLHLLSAFSGED, translated from the coding sequence CAGACCGAGCGCGCGACCACTGGTATCAGCGATGACGCGATGAAGGTGTTGCGCAACACCTACATGCTCCTGGGCATGACCCTCGCCTTCTCGGCGCTCACCGCATTCCTGAACATGAACGGAACCCATCCGGGCTTCCTGATCACCATTGTGGGATACATTGGCCTGCTGTTCGCAACCTATAAGTTGAAGAACAGCCCGTGGGGCATCGTGACCACGTTCGCGCTGACCGGCTTCATGGGTTACACCCTGGGCCCGATCATCGGCGCATTCGTAGCCGCCGGCGCTTCCCAGATTGTTGCCCAGGCTCTGACACTGACGGCTGTCGCCTTTGTTGGCCTGTCTGCCACGGCAATCATTACCAAAAAAGACTTCAGCTTCATGTCGAGCTTCCTGACCGCTGGTGCCTTCGTATTGATCGGCGCCATGCTGCTGGCCTTCCTGATGGAGAGCTCTGCTCTGCATCTGGCAGTGTCTGCTGGCTTCACTATTTTCGCCTCCATCATGATCCTGTTTGAAACCAGCCAGATCATCAAAGGTGGAGAGCGCAACTACGTGATTGCCACCGTTGGACTGTATGTATCCATCTACAACCTGTTCGTCAGCCTGCTGCACTTGCTGTCTGCGTTCAGCGGCGAAGATTGA